CCATCGCTCCGCGAGCCTGGTTTCGGTGTCGCGCGCAGCGGCACGGCGAAACACCTTGATCCAGCCGATTGGCCGCAGCAGGGCGCTCGCGCCGGCCTCCGCGGCAAGCGCGCGATGTTCGCTAACACAATGCTCGATCAGCGTCGCGTACGACCTTGCGATTTCCGCGTGTTTCGCCGGATGCGAATTGCGCCAATAGCGCCACAGAAACGGCGCAACCTCAAGTATCGCGTCGGCGTGATAGCGCACGTCGGGCGACTGGTTGCGCGCGTAGCGCAGCAGGGTGCCTAGCCCGCGCGGAAACGCGTACGGATAGACGCCTTCGCGCTGGATCAGCCCGGCGTTGCCGAACGACGTCTCGTTGCCCGGCTGCTTGCGATCGATCAGCGCGACCGCGCGTCCGCGCTTCTGCAGATGCACTGCGACGCTCACACCGACAATGCCGGCGCCGAGCACCACGGTATCGAATTTCATGCTCCCTGTCCGCCTTGCGTGTGTTCTGTGTCTCGTCGGCGCTCCGCCGTATGCCAGCGGGAGGCGAAGCGCGTGCTTTCATCTTATACAGGGATCGGCCCGCTTCGCCATTGGCAAAAAAACCGCGATCGGGAAAACGCGCGAATGTCCTGCTCGCTCGGACGAAATGCTGTCTTTAAACCCGCGTTCGAGCGGGCGACTTCGGACTCGCTGGCCTCAGCGTGTAAACTGCTGACTTTTTTGCTTCCGGTGGTATGTTGCAAGCCCCTCAGCGCAACGCCCTCAGCGGGCCCGCGCTCGTTCGCTTACTGGCCCGTCTCGCCGAGGCCGACGTCGCCGAATCACGGCAATCGCTGGCGGATCGCCTGAGCCAGTGGCTCGGCTGGACCGACGCGATCGCGTTGTCGTCGGCGCTGAACGGCAAGCCGCCGGCCGTCGCCGTTGGCGCGCGCGCGTTCGGCCGCGCGGAAGAGGACGAGTGCACGCGCGTGCGCCGCTCGCTGGTGAGCGCGATCGGCAGCGATAGCGTGCTCGCGGGCTCGCGGCGGCGTGGATCGGCGTCGTCGTCCGCCCAGATGTCCGCGCCGCGCGTGGCCGTCGACACGCAAGCCGACTATGCGGTGTTCCGGCAGCGCTATCTCGCGCTTCAGCAGTCGATGGAAACGTCGATCGGCACGTTGCGCGGCCGGCTGCGCGCGCTGCTGGCGACGCAAGCGCCGGCACTCGCGCGGCTCGCGGTCGTCGATGCCGTGATGGAGCGTGCGCTCGGCGAGCGCGAGCGGACTTTGCTCGGCGCGGTGCCGGGGCTGCTCGGCGGACACTTCGAGCGCTTGAGAGCCGACGCTGAAGCCGCGGCCACAACCTCAACCGCAGCCGTTCAACCCACGCCAGCCTCGGTCCACGCCAACGCCGCCGCGTCCGACGCGTGGCTCGACGCGTTTCGCAAGGACATGCAGAGCGTTTTGCTGGCCGAGCTGGATGTTCGTTTTCAACCGATCGAAGGGCTGCTCGCGGCTCTTCGCACCTGCTAACCGGGACCCCATGTCCAGATATCGTATCGATCTCGTTGTGTTTTTCGCGGGGCTCGCCGCGGCGTGCTGGATCGCCGTCGGTTATGCCGTCTCCAATCCGCTCGCGTTCGCCGTTACGCTGCTGATCGGCGTCTTCTACGTGCTGGGCGCGCTCGAATTGCGCCGCTACAGCCAGGCGAGCACCACGCTGACGGGCGCGCTCGCCGCGCTGTCGGGACCGCCGCCGAGCCTCGCCGCGTTTCTCGAACCGGTGCATCCGAGCTTGCGCAATAGCGTGCGGCTGCGCGTCGAAGGCGAGCGCGTCGCGTTGCCGGGACCCGCGTTGACGCCGTATCTGGTCGGCCTGCTGGTGCTGCTCGGCATGCTCGGCACGCTGCTCGGCATGGTGATGACGCTGCGCGGCACCGGCCTCGCGCTGGAGAGCGCGAGCGACCTGCAGGCAATGCGCGCGTCGCTGGCTGCGCCGGTCAAGGGGCTGGGCTTCGCGTTCGGCACATCGATCGCGGGTGTCGCGACGTCGGCGATGCTCGGGCTGCTGTCCGCGCTGTGCCGCCGCGAGCGGCTCGAAGCAGCGCAACATCTCGACGTGAAGATCGCGACGACGTTGCGCGTCTACTCGCAGAGCCATCAGCGCGAGGAAAGCTTGCGGCTGCTGCAACGCCAGGCCGAAGCGACGCCGCTGCTGGTCGAACGTCTGCAGACGATGATGAGCGCGCTCGAACAGCAGAGCGCCGCGTCGAACGAGCGGCAGATTGCGAGCCTCGACGCGTTTTACGGCCGCACCGAGGCTGCGTATCTGCGCCTGGCCGGCGTGATCGAGCAGTCGCTGAAGGACAGCGTGGCCGGCAGCGCGCAGGCCGCGGGCAAAGCGCTGCAACCGGTCGTCGAAGCGACGATGGCGGGTGTTGCGCGCGAAACCGCGGCGTTGCACGACGCCGTGACGCAGGCCGTGCAGCGCCAGCTCGACGGCATGTCGAGCGGCTTCGCGGCGACCAGCGCGAACGTGGCCGAAATCTGCAACAACGCACTCGCCGGACATCGGGACGCGAGCGACGAGCTGGCTGCGCAGCAGCGCGCGTCGATCGAACGTGTCGCCGAAGCGTTCGAACAGCGCTCAGCCGCGTTGCTCGACGGCGTGTCCGCGCGGCTAGAAGCGACGGCGAGCGGCATGTCGCAGGCTTGGGGCGGGGCGTTGGCGCAGCAGCAGAGCGCGGGCGACAAGCTCGCCGCCAACAACGAACAGGCGCTGGCGCGCGCCGCCGCGACGTTCGAGCAGCATGCGGCCGCGTTGCTGAGCGCGGTCGGCAGCTCGCATGCGAACTTGCAGGCGGAACTGACCGTGCGCGACGAGCAGCGTTTGGGCGCCTGGGCTGAGGCCCTCGACGCGATGGGCGCGAAGCTGACCGAGCAGTGGCAACAGACGGGTGCGCAAGCCGCGAGCCGTCAGCAGCAAATCTGCGATGCGCTTGCGCAAACCGCGCGCGACATCTCTGCGCAGACGCAAACGCATGCGAGCGCGACGATCGCCGAGATCGATCGACTGGTCCAGGCAGCGGCCGAAGCACCGAAGGCGGCAGCAAACCTGCAAGCCGAACTCGCCGCGCGCGACGAACAGCGCTTCACTTCATGGACCGAAGCGCTCGGCGCAATGACCACCAGGCTGAGCGAACAATGGCAGCAGACCGGTTCGCAAACCGCGGCCCATCAGCAGCAAATCTGCGACGCGCTTGCGCAAACCGCGCGCGATATCTCCGCGCAGACGCAAACGCATGCCAACGCGACGATCGCCGAGATCGAGCGCCTCGTGCAGGCGGCGTCGGAAGCGCCAAAGGCCGCTGCCGAAGTCGTCGCGGAGCTGCGCCAGAAGCTCTCCGACAGCATGGTCCGCGACACCGCGATGCTCGACGAGCGCAGCCGTCTGCTCGCCACGCTGGAGACGCTGCTCGACGCGGTCAACCACGCGTCGACCGAACAGCGCACGGCCGTCGATGCACTCGTCGCGACGTCGGCGGATCTGCTCGAACGCGTCGGCAACCGCTTCACCGAACATCTGGAGCACGAGACCGGCAAGCTGGGCTCGGTCGCCGCGCAGGTCACCGGCAGCGCGGTCGAGGTCGCGAGCCTCGGCGAAGCGTTCGGCGCGGCCGTGCGCCTGTTCGGCGAAGCGAACGACAAGCTCGTCACGCATCTCGAACGCATCGAAGCGGCGCTCGATAAATCGCTCGCACGCAGCGACGAACAGCTCGCCTACTACGTCGCGCAGGCGCGTGACGTGGTCGACCTCAGTGTGATGTCGCAGAAGCAGATCGTCGAGGATCTGCAGTTGTTGGCCGCGCAGCGCGCGACCGCCGGAGCCGATGCGGTATGAGCGAGGACATCGACGGCGGCGTGGAAGCGTCCGCGCCGATCTGGGCCGCGTTCGGCGATCTGATGTCGGTGTTGCTCGGCGCCTTCGTGCTGATTCTGGTGAGCGTGATAGGCGTGCAACTCGAGCTGTCGAGCAAGCTCGAGCAGGAGGTCAAGCAACGTCAGGCCGAAACGCAGCGTCGCAAGACGCTCGAGCAGGCACTCGCCGGACCTCTGGCGGCGGGGCGCGTGACGCTCGTCAATGGCCGCATCGGTATTAGCGGCAACGTGCTGTTCGCGCTGAACTCCGCCCAGCTGCAGCCCGAGGGCCGCGCGCTGCTGAAGAGTCTCGCCGGGCCGCTGTCCGCGTATCTGCGCGCGAGCGACCAGATCCTGATGGTCAGCGGCTTCACCGACGATCAACGCCTGCGCGAAGGCAACCGGCGTTTCGCCGATAACTGGGAGCTGTCGGCACAACGCGCGTTGACGGTCACGCGCGCGCTGATCGATGAGGGCGTGCCGGGGTCGTCGGTGTTTGCGGCTGCGTTCGGCTCCGGGCAGCCGGTCAGTTCGAACAGCGACGAACCGGGCCGCGCGAAAAACCGCCGCGTCGAAATTGCGCCGGTGCCGCGGCCGTCGAGCGCGGCGGCAGCGGAGAAGTCCGGTGCTTGACGACGCGCGCGAGGACAACGCCATGACCGACGACGACGCGATCCAGGCGGCTCGCGCGACGCTCGATGCATGGCGCGCGCGCGGTGCGGATCGGCTCGATCCCGTGCGCTTTCATCTGCTCGAGGCGCTTGCGCGGCGCGCGGCGCAGCACAGCGGTGAGGCGCGACGCGTGCTCGAATACAGATTGTCGGGACTGCTGGGCGAATATACGGTCGAGGTCGAGCGTGCGACTGCGGATGAGGCCGCGTCGCAATCCACCGCCAACGAATCCAACGAAGCCAACGACGCCACGCTCGCGGCACTGATCGAACACCTCGCCCGCCACCACGCGCGCGCGGATGCACCGCACGCCGCTGCCTACCCCGAACTCCGCGCAGTCGACTACTTCCGCGAAGTCTGGTCTAAAGTCCGCACCGAAAAGCAGCTGCGCCAGTCGCTCGCGCAGGTGCCCGGCAACGCGGGGCCGCTCAATTCGAGCACCCTCGTGCATCGCGCGCTGTCGTTGATGCGTGAGCTGTCGCCGGGGTATCTGAAGCAGTTCCTGTCGTATGTCGATACGCTGTCGTGGCTCGAGCAGATGAACGGCGGCGCGCCGCCCGAGAAGGAAGCGCCGCGCGCCGCGACCACCGGCAAGGGCGCTCGCAAGAAAGCGCGCTAAGAGCGGCTTGCCGCACGTTGCCTTTTCGCGCGCCGCGCCAGCATGTTCATCGACTCGACGAACGCGGAGAACGCCATCGCCGCGTAGATGTAGGCCTTCGGCACATGCGAGCCGAAGCCATCGGCGATCAGTGTCATGCCGATCACGAGCAGGAAGCTCAGCGCCAGCATCACGATGGTCGGATTGCGGTCGATGAAGCGCGCGAGCGGCTGCGCGGCGAACAGCATCACCATGATCGACACGATCACCGCGACGAACATGATCGGCAGGTGTTCGGTCATGCCGACGGCGGTGATGATGCTGTCGACCGAAAACACGATGTCGAGCACGATGATCTGGCCGATCGCCGCCGCCACGGTTAGCTGCACGGCCGAGCTGACGTTCGCGGCGTCTTCGTCGTCGGGGCTCACGTGCTCGCGGATTTCGCTGGTCGCCTTCCACACGAGGAACAGGCCGCCGGCGACGAGGATCAGATCGCGCCAGGAAAAGCCATGACCGAACAGCTCGAACGCGACCGAGGTCAGCTTTGCGATCCACGCGATGGTACTGAGCAGGATCAGCCGCATCACCAGCGCGAGCAGCAGCCCGATGCGCTGCGTGCGCGCGCGTTGTGCTTCCGGCAAGCGGTTGCTGAGAATCGAAATGAAGATCAGGTTATCGATGCCGAGCACGACTTCCATCACGATCAGCGTGACGAGCGCGGCCCAGGCGGCGGGATCGGCAACGAGTGCGAGCAGGGAGTCCATGACGTGGCGGAACCGGTTGCGCCGCGGGCGGCGGAACCGCCATCATGGGCCTGTTCGCGGTTCGAATGAACCGGTGATAACCTGAACGACCTTTCGGATTTTTCGAAGTGTCGCTGCGCATGCCCAACTATCGTCACCTGTACTTTTTCTGGATCGTCGTGAAGGAGGGCGGCTTCGCGCGCGGGCTCGGCGTGTTTCCGCTCGCAGAACTCGGCGCCGAAAGTCTTGCGTTATTGCGGGGCTTGCGCTGGCTCGGCCGCGCGGACGGTGTGATCGAGGAGATTCACGCGATCCGCTCGCGACGCGGCCAGCATCATGCGCTCGCGTCGCAGGTGATCGCGGCGGCGCAGTCGTGAGGGTATCGCGCCGCCACGCCCGCGCCGCGCAACATCAGAACGCGTGACGCATGCCGACCGTCACAGCGACCTGCGTGCTCGTCGACGACGGCGACAGCGTGTTGAGCATCGCATGCGACAACACCGAATCTGCAGGCGCGCCGTGCGCGTTCTGGTACACGCCTTCGAGGTAGAAGTCTGTGCGCTTGCTGAGCGCGTAGTCGGTCTGCAGCATCGCGCTGTTCCATGCCGGCGACGAGCCGTTATACGCGCCATGCGTGAACGTGTACGCGCCCGATACGCTCAAGGCCGGCGTCAGCGCGTACTTCGCGTTGACCTCGTAGTTGTCGAGGCGCAGCGATCCGGCGAGCGTGCCGGTGCCGTCGCCGGCCGCGCCGAGATAGGTGCCGGTGCCGAACGAGAACACGCCCGAGACGTTGTCGATCTGCGTGTGGCTCCAGACGAGGCCGACGGTCGCCGCTCCGAACGTGTAGTTGCCGCCGAGCGACCATATGCGCTGGCGTTCGGCGACGAAGTTTGCGCTCGTGTCGCCGGTGGTCACGGCGCCGCTGCCGTTGCCCGCGTTGCTGAACTGCAGGTAGCCGGCCGCCAGGTTCAGCGGGCCCTGCGCGTACGCGAGGCTGAAGCCGTACGAGCGGTTGTTCGCGAAGTTGCCGGCCTTGTTGCTGAACGAGTACATCGATTCGAACGTGACACCGTGGAACACCGGGCTCGCGTACTTGACTGAGTTGTTGACCACGACCGAGTTCGCCGCGAGGTTGTCGTTGTCGAACGGATGCGCGGCGATGCTGCCGCCCCACGTGTTGAAGCCGGCCGTCAACGGGCCGACGGCGTCGTTCAACACGTCGAACTGGCGGCCGAACGTCAGCGTGCCGTACGGATCGCTTTGCAGGCCGGCCCATACCTGCGAGCCGAACGCGCTGCCGGCGAATGCCTGCGCGCCGTTGTTCATCAGGAAGCCCTGCTCGAGCTTGAAGACAGTGTGCAGATCCGCGCCCAGGTCTTCCGTACCCTTCAGGCCGAACACCGTGTTTTGCGTGGTGCCGCTCGCGAGCTGCCAGTTGCTGTGGCCGAGCTGGTTATTCGTGTAGACGAGGCCGGTGTCCAACAGGCCGTACAGCGTCACGCTGCTTTCAGCGTGTGCGGACATGGTGAAAACGCCGCACAGCGCGGCGGCGAGTAGGGTCTTTTTCATAGCGGGTTCCTTTTGATTTACAAACGTGTTTTCGATTGAATTGAGCCCGTTGCGCGATTTGCGGAATGCCGTAGCGCTTGCGTTCTGCGTGTGATATCGAGCTATTGTGATAATCGAAAAAGGTCGGTTGTTTCCTCGCTTTTCATTGCGAATAACGGCGTACCAATGTCTTTGCACGTGAGCAGAGAGCCGGTGCTCGGATGATTTGGCGAACCAGTCGAAAGCAAGCGGCGTGCCAATGTCTGGTGCGAGGCGCGGAATTCACGCTTCGGTCGTCCAGCGGGGAATAAAGCAGGGATTTAACGAAAAACGATTGACGACGCAAACAACGAGGGGGCGAAGCTTACCCTGTTCCGGTGCGCGCCGGGAGGGGAGCGCGCGAAATCGGGGCAAATCAGCCCGAATTTGCGCGGATTCGCACCATCGAGTAGACGCGATGAGCGCTATGAGGGCGTCGGGCTTGCCCTGGCGGCTTCATCGACACGTGGCATTGTGCTGAATTCATCATCACCGGAGGCCGGCATGCGTATCCAGACATCCTTTCTATTCGACCTCGACGGCACGCTCGTCGACAGCGTCTATCAGCACGTGCTGGCGTGGAAAGAGGCGCTCGACAGCGAGGGGATCGCGCTGTCCGTGTGGCGCATTCATCGCAAGATCGGCATGAGCGGTGGGCTGTTCACGGACCAGTTGCTGCGTGAGACACACGGCGAGATCAATGCCGAACGCGCAGAACGACTGCGGCTCGCGCATGCGGCCGCCTATCAACGGATGCGCGCGCAGGTCTGTCCGCTGCCGGGCGCGCGCGGACTGCTCGACGCGCTGACGCAGGCCGGCACCCCGTGGGCCGTCGCGACGAGCGGGCGAATGGAAACCGCTGCGCTGAATCTGGAGGCGCTGGGCGTTGATCCGGCGAAGGCGGTCGTCGTCACGCGCGACGACGTCAAATACGCTAAGCCCGATCCGGACCTGTTCCTCGCCGCTGCCGCGCGGCTCGGCGTGCCGATCGAGCACACGGTCGTGGTCGGCGACAGCATCTGGGACATGCTCGCCGCGCGCCGCTGCCGCTCACTCGGTGTCGGCCTGCTCTCGGGCGGCTACGGCACCGACGAACTGGAGCGCGCGGGGGCGTTGCGCGTCTACGACGATCCGGCCGATCTGCTCGCGCACCTCGACGAAGTGGCGTCGCGGCCGTGAGCCCGGCGGTGATCAGGGCTTGTTGAGGAGCGGCGGCGCCGCCGCAGGGGGCGTCGGCGTCACTTTCGACGATTCCCGGACGAGCTGATTGGTCATCGCCGCGGCGACCGGATTCGTGCCGCTGCCGGTGCCAGCGCCATTGCCAGCGTTAGTGCCGGCCGACATCGGCACGGTGACGCCCGACGGCATCGGCAGCGACGGGTCAGGCTTTGCCGATTCCCTGACCAGTTCGTTCGTCAGCATCGCGGCGACGGGGTTCGCGCCGTTCGGGTGCGTGTCGTCGCGCCGTCCGGACTGCGGCTTCGGTTGGGCTGTTTGCTGGGCGTACGACTGCGGCTTCGAGCGTGCGTGCGCGACTGCGGCCGGAGCGGGAGCTGGAGTCGGAGTCGGTGCCGCATCCGTCCGCGGAAGCGCGGATTGCGGCGCGATCGCGACATGATTCGCGATGTCCGCACGCGGCGCGGCCGGGCTCACCGGTTCCGCCGGCATCACACTGCCGCCAGGCGCGCGCGTCGCGCCGGTCTGCGGTTCCGGGTCCACCACGCCGGTGACGCTGCGAGTCACCGTGCCCGTCACAGCGGGCGCCTGATCGTCCCTGGGGTAAAGCAGATAACCGGCGACGCCCGCATCGACTACGAGCAGCCCGACTATCAACAACTTGCCGGTATTCGTCATATCTAAGCAACTACCATTCAACAACAGTGATGAATGGATGATAAACGACAGATCCGCAACCGACGCTTCCCGCCCTGCATACCGCGACGCTTCTCGATGGCGGATTTCCGAATGGAGCTGGCACCAAAAGAGGGCGCGCCTGCCGTGATGGCGACTCGCTTGCACTATGGAAAATAGATATTTTTCCGCACGCCGCGATTTTCTTTTTCGACTCAATTAATTTCGCCGCATTTATGCGGCTGGCATAGACGGCAATACGACATAAGTTGGACCGCCAATGCGCGGAGCCTGTACTATACGAACCGTTGGAGACTACCGGCAGCCACCGTTCGACTATCCGGCGTGTAGAAGTGACCTGCCGCGACTCGCGCACAACGCAAACGCCGGCAGGCTGTGACCGGAAGTAGCGGCAAGAACCCATTGATCATGCGGACCCGCGGGCGAGACATCGCCCGGCATTCCTTGGGCAGTCGCTTTGCGAGACGCCATACGGACCGGTTGGTCCGGGGCGTTTGCCGCGGCGGCGTGAGAGCGTGAGAAACACGTGAAGATATGAACAACTTTATTCGACCTCCCGTTTTTTATCCGTCCACGGTGGTTTTCGTCGACGACAACGACAGCTACCTCGATGCGCTGCGCCGGTTTTTTCCGGGCACCTACTCGAACCTGTTTTTCACGCGTCCGCAAGCGGCGCTCAACTATATCCGCCAGCACGCGCGCGAGAATTCACTCGAGTTCGCGGCGGCCTCGGTGTGCCTGAGCGAGCCGGGCGTCGAGCGCTTCGTCGAGACGTCGGCGGAGCGTGACATCGTCGCGCGGCCGTCGCGCTTCGAGGAAGTGGCGGCGGTCGTCGTCGACTATGACATGCCGGGTATCGGCGGCGTCGAATTTCTGTCGTCGATCTCGCACCTGCGCTGCGCGAAGGTGTTGCTCACCGGTGTCGCGGATGAAACCGTCGCGGTGAAGGCGTTCAACGCCGGCATCGTCGATCTGTACCTGCGCAAGACCGACGCGGATTCGGCCAATCGCCTCACGCATTTCCTGAGGGACGCGAAGAGCCGCCATTGCGCGGAGTCGGGCTGGCTCGCGCTCGGCGAAAACGGCATGACGTACTGCGATCCGCGCACGCGCAAGGTGCTCGACGAAGTAGTGGCCGCGCAGGGCATCGTCGAGTATTACTGGCGGCCCGAGCAGAACGTGATCCTGATGTTCGACGGCGCGGGCAACCCGAGCGTGTTCGTCGCGTGGGCCGAGAACGACTGGATCTCGCAGGGCGAGATCGTCGCCGACGAGGGGGGGCCGTCCGACCTGCTGCGGCAGCTCGCCGTGCGCGAGATGATGCCGCTGTTCTGGCCTGACCTCGCCTATCGCTCCGGCATGAAGTTCCGTTCGCTGACGCCGCAAAGCATCCCCGGCTGGGACGACGCGTTCTTCGGCTGGACCCGCATCGAGCTGGCCGAAGTCGGCCTCGATCTCGTCACGTTCGCGCAATGGCGTAGCGACCGCAATCGCTGAGCTGCGCTCACGCGTCGGGCGCGGCGGTTCGTGCCGGCGCGCTAATCGCGTGCGTGTTCGCAGAGAAAATCGCAGACGGCCCGGTGCATGGCCTGCACGCCCGGGCTCGTTTCAAGCGCACGCCAGCATCCATGTACAAGCCCCGTGCCGATCACGAGCCGGGCATCTCCACCCGCCGCGCGAATCCGTTCGACGAACACGCGCGCGTCATCGCGTAGCGGGTCGTGCTCGGCGCCGATGGCGAGCGTCGGCGGCAGTCCGTCGAAGCGGGTGGCGGCGAGCGGGATCGTCCATGCGGGGGCGGGCGCGGCTTCGCCTCCGTCCTCACTTTTCCCCCAGTAAGCGTCGCGAAACTTATGCACGTCCGCGAGCGTCAGCATCGGCGCATGGGCCTCGGTGTCGCGCGCGGGCAATTGCGGCTCGGTGCCGAGCATCGGATAAACGAGCGCGATACCGCGCACCCCGCGCACGCCGTCGTCGCGCAAGCGCAGCGCGATGCTTGCCGCGAGCGTGCCGCCGGCGCTGTCGCCTGCGAGCTGCAATGTGGCGTTGTCGGGCAGGTCGAACGGCAGACGGTCGTTCAACGCGGCACGGGTGATCGCGAGGCAGTCGTCGTGCGCGGCTGGCGCCCGATGCTCAGGCGCGAGCCGGTAGTCGACCGCGATCACGTCAAGGCCGGTGTCGGCGGCGAGCCGCGCGGTCACCATCTGATGACTGTTCAGCGAGCCGAGCACGAAGCCGCCGCCGTGGACATACAGCACTGTGCCGCGGATACCGCCGTTTTCGCGCGCCTTCGCTGGATGCCGGTAGAGCCGCAGCGGGATCGCATGGCCCGTGTCGATGTGCATGCTTGCGTCCTCTGTGATCAGTTCGCTGGGCAGCGGCGGCGTCAACGATGCGGCATAGCGGTCGTAGAGATCGCGCTGCTCGGGCGGCGTCATCGCCGCGTGATGCGACGGATAGAGCGCGCTGGCTCGTTCGATAAAGGCGGCGATTTCCGGCTCAAGCATGGCCACTCCGTTCGGGTTGTGTTTCCGGTTGCGCGGCGCACGGCAGAGCGATCACACGTCCCGCGAAACGCGCCGGTGGCAACGCCGCATGTGCTTGCGCGAGCTCGTGTATCCGCGCTTCGACGTCCGGATCGAAAGCGACGCCACGTGGTCCGCTGGTATCGACGTGCAGCAGCATCTGCTCGCCCGCGGCGACGGGGCCGCTGGGTTGGTTTGGCGTCGTGTCCAGCGAAAACATTTCGAAGTACAGATGAATTCTTTTTGCATCGTGCCCAAGTACCCGCATGTCGATGCGAACCTGCGTGCCTTGTTTGATCTCGTGAAGATAGTTGAGGTGCGCTTCGAGGGTATAGATCGAACGATGCCGCTCTTTGCGCACGGCGTCGGACAGGCCGATCAGATCGATCAGTCGGTCGGCCGCGAGACTGAAGATCAGCATGTAGAACGCGTCGCGCATGTGGCCGTTGTAGTCGACCCATTCGGCGCGCACGCTGTCGCGGTAGGAGGGTAGGGCAACGGGATACGACATGAGCATGTTTCTCCTCGATCGAATGCGCTGGCTGCGGAGAGTCGTACTGCGTCGTCAGTGTAGTTCAACGCGATGAGGCTGCGTCGGCGGCGCAATTGAATGGACAGGTGTGGATCGGATTGTGGTCGTTATAGCAACAGTGAATTCATGGTTCCTGGCTTTATACGCGGCCTGATCGACTTCTAAACTGCCCTCACCGCTACGCATAGCTGATGGTTACATGTTGCGCCGCGGCAATCGCATGAAGCCATATCTGGAGGTTGGGAATCATGAAGTCCATCAGGTCGCTGGTCGAAGCGGGAGTTATCGCTGTTCTCATTGCCGCGCCGCTCGCGGCGTTTGCCCAGTCGAATCAGGCCGATAAGCCGATGACGCGTGCTCAGGTAGGCGCCGATCCGGCCAATATCCG
The genomic region above belongs to Paraburkholderia sp. HP33-1 and contains:
- a CDS encoding DUF2894 domain-containing protein; amino-acid sequence: MTDDDAIQAARATLDAWRARGADRLDPVRFHLLEALARRAAQHSGEARRVLEYRLSGLLGEYTVEVERATADEAASQSTANESNEANDATLAALIEHLARHHARADAPHAAAYPELRAVDYFREVWSKVRTEKQLRQSLAQVPGNAGPLNSSTLVHRALSLMRELSPGYLKQFLSYVDTLSWLEQMNGGAPPEKEAPRAATTGKGARKKAR
- a CDS encoding HAD family hydrolase, translated to MRIQTSFLFDLDGTLVDSVYQHVLAWKEALDSEGIALSVWRIHRKIGMSGGLFTDQLLRETHGEINAERAERLRLAHAAAYQRMRAQVCPLPGARGLLDALTQAGTPWAVATSGRMETAALNLEALGVDPAKAVVVTRDDVKYAKPDPDLFLAAAARLGVPIEHTVVVGDSIWDMLAARRCRSLGVGLLSGGYGTDELERAGALRVYDDPADLLAHLDEVASRP
- a CDS encoding DUF3348 domain-containing protein gives rise to the protein MLQAPQRNALSGPALVRLLARLAEADVAESRQSLADRLSQWLGWTDAIALSSALNGKPPAVAVGARAFGRAEEDECTRVRRSLVSAIGSDSVLAGSRRRGSASSSAQMSAPRVAVDTQADYAVFRQRYLALQQSMETSIGTLRGRLRALLATQAPALARLAVVDAVMERALGERERTLLGAVPGLLGGHFERLRADAEAAATTSTAAVQPTPASVHANAAASDAWLDAFRKDMQSVLLAELDVRFQPIEGLLAALRTC
- a CDS encoding porin; its protein translation is MKKTLLAAALCGVFTMSAHAESSVTLYGLLDTGLVYTNNQLGHSNWQLASGTTQNTVFGLKGTEDLGADLHTVFKLEQGFLMNNGAQAFAGSAFGSQVWAGLQSDPYGTLTFGRQFDVLNDAVGPLTAGFNTWGGSIAAHPFDNDNLAANSVVVNNSVKYASPVFHGVTFESMYSFSNKAGNFANNRSYGFSLAYAQGPLNLAAGYLQFSNAGNGSGAVTTGDTSANFVAERQRIWSLGGNYTFGAATVGLVWSHTQIDNVSGVFSFGTGTYLGAAGDGTGTLAGSLRLDNYEVNAKYALTPALSVSGAYTFTHGAYNGSSPAWNSAMLQTDYALSKRTDFYLEGVYQNAHGAPADSVLSHAMLNTLSPSSTSTQVAVTVGMRHAF
- a CDS encoding response regulator, giving the protein MNNFIRPPVFYPSTVVFVDDNDSYLDALRRFFPGTYSNLFFTRPQAALNYIRQHARENSLEFAAASVCLSEPGVERFVETSAERDIVARPSRFEEVAAVVVDYDMPGIGGVEFLSSISHLRCAKVLLTGVADETVAVKAFNAGIVDLYLRKTDADSANRLTHFLRDAKSRHCAESGWLALGENGMTYCDPRTRKVLDEVVAAQGIVEYYWRPEQNVILMFDGAGNPSVFVAWAENDWISQGEIVADEGGPSDLLRQLAVREMMPLFWPDLAYRSGMKFRSLTPQSIPGWDDAFFGWTRIELAEVGLDLVTFAQWRSDRNR
- a CDS encoding DUF802 domain-containing protein — translated: MSRYRIDLVVFFAGLAAACWIAVGYAVSNPLAFAVTLLIGVFYVLGALELRRYSQASTTLTGALAALSGPPPSLAAFLEPVHPSLRNSVRLRVEGERVALPGPALTPYLVGLLVLLGMLGTLLGMVMTLRGTGLALESASDLQAMRASLAAPVKGLGFAFGTSIAGVATSAMLGLLSALCRRERLEAAQHLDVKIATTLRVYSQSHQREESLRLLQRQAEATPLLVERLQTMMSALEQQSAASNERQIASLDAFYGRTEAAYLRLAGVIEQSLKDSVAGSAQAAGKALQPVVEATMAGVARETAALHDAVTQAVQRQLDGMSSGFAATSANVAEICNNALAGHRDASDELAAQQRASIERVAEAFEQRSAALLDGVSARLEATASGMSQAWGGALAQQQSAGDKLAANNEQALARAAATFEQHAAALLSAVGSSHANLQAELTVRDEQRLGAWAEALDAMGAKLTEQWQQTGAQAASRQQQICDALAQTARDISAQTQTHASATIAEIDRLVQAAAEAPKAAANLQAELAARDEQRFTSWTEALGAMTTRLSEQWQQTGSQTAAHQQQICDALAQTARDISAQTQTHANATIAEIERLVQAASEAPKAAAEVVAELRQKLSDSMVRDTAMLDERSRLLATLETLLDAVNHASTEQRTAVDALVATSADLLERVGNRFTEHLEHETGKLGSVAAQVTGSAVEVASLGEAFGAAVRLFGEANDKLVTHLERIEAALDKSLARSDEQLAYYVAQARDVVDLSVMSQKQIVEDLQLLAAQRATAGADAV
- a CDS encoding OmpA family protein: MSEDIDGGVEASAPIWAAFGDLMSVLLGAFVLILVSVIGVQLELSSKLEQEVKQRQAETQRRKTLEQALAGPLAAGRVTLVNGRIGISGNVLFALNSAQLQPEGRALLKSLAGPLSAYLRASDQILMVSGFTDDQRLREGNRRFADNWELSAQRALTVTRALIDEGVPGSSVFAAAFGSGQPVSSNSDEPGRAKNRRVEIAPVPRPSSAAAAEKSGA
- a CDS encoding TerC family protein, which gives rise to MDSLLALVADPAAWAALVTLIVMEVVLGIDNLIFISILSNRLPEAQRARTQRIGLLLALVMRLILLSTIAWIAKLTSVAFELFGHGFSWRDLILVAGGLFLVWKATSEIREHVSPDDEDAANVSSAVQLTVAAAIGQIIVLDIVFSVDSIITAVGMTEHLPIMFVAVIVSIMVMLFAAQPLARFIDRNPTIVMLALSFLLVIGMTLIADGFGSHVPKAYIYAAMAFSAFVESMNMLARRAKRQRAASRS